One Elaeis guineensis isolate ETL-2024a chromosome 10, EG11, whole genome shotgun sequence genomic window carries:
- the LOC105059892 gene encoding uncharacterized protein isoform X2 — protein sequence MAGVMQKFILASMIMWVAPMAILYGFNHHIIPGSGQLSSSSQTLLSGFLAVISVNLVIVFYIIMAMKEPANRESQPDPAFLAEAKASINQSATTTSNPDAQSRDKVE from the exons ATGGCAGGGGTGATGCAGAAGTTCATTCTTGCATCCATGATCATGTGGGTGGCTCCAATGGCCATACTATATGGATTTAATCATCATATAATTCCTG GTTCAGGTCAGCTTTCATCCTCATCCCAAACGCTTTTAAGTGGATTCCTTGCTGTTATATCAGTGAATCTAGTGATTGTATTTTATATCATTATGGCCATGAAGGAACCTGCCAATCGTGAGTCCCAGCCAGATCCTGCCTTTTTAGCTGAGGCCAAAGCCAGCATTAACCAATCTGCGACCACAACAAGCAATCCTGATGCCCAATCCCGGGACAAAGTGGAGTAA
- the LOC105059892 gene encoding uncharacterized protein isoform X1, translating to MRQPYFPLLLLNVSQSDQFLSRTFLSDTSILFHCSQIEAMAGVMQKFILASMIMWVAPMAILYGFNHHIIPGSGQLSSSSQTLLSGFLAVISVNLVIVFYIIMAMKEPANRESQPDPAFLAEAKASINQSATTTSNPDAQSRDKVE from the exons ATGAGGCAACCCTATTTCCCCTTGTTGCTGCTGAATGTCTCTCAGTCTGATCAGTTTTTGTCAAGGACTTTTTTATCGGATACATCCATCCTTTTCCACTGTAG CCAAATTGAAGCTATGGCAGGGGTGATGCAGAAGTTCATTCTTGCATCCATGATCATGTGGGTGGCTCCAATGGCCATACTATATGGATTTAATCATCATATAATTCCTG GTTCAGGTCAGCTTTCATCCTCATCCCAAACGCTTTTAAGTGGATTCCTTGCTGTTATATCAGTGAATCTAGTGATTGTATTTTATATCATTATGGCCATGAAGGAACCTGCCAATCGTGAGTCCCAGCCAGATCCTGCCTTTTTAGCTGAGGCCAAAGCCAGCATTAACCAATCTGCGACCACAACAAGCAATCCTGATGCCCAATCCCGGGACAAAGTGGAGTAA
- the LOC105059894 gene encoding protein SUPPRESSOR OF FRI 4, with translation MGKKKKRTSKVWCYYCDREFDDEKILVQHQKAKHFKCHVCHKKLSTAGGMAIHVLQVHKETVTKVPNAKPGRESTDIEIFGMQGIPPEILAAHYGEDEDASAKVAKVEVPSASLVSGVIPRALGVGFPPAPTYGAVLPVYNPALPVQPPSWPIPPRPQSWFPPQPPLPVPPAPTVLSSQQPLFPIQNVTPPLTSTSAPGLHSSLQVGLPGLPSSTPPSVSQPLFPISSTSNVPAQSSPFLANTPPASFASSSPTVFKEATDTNAVSDTPGTSGYPSQSNQGGAPYTNSHMYASGPNTGGPSIGPPPVISNKTPAAYPAAKEVYLVWDDEAMSMEERRMSLPKYQVHDETSQMNSIDAAIDRRISESRLAGRMAF, from the exons atggggaagaagaagaagagaacgtCGAAAGTGTGGTGCTACTACTGCGACCGAGAATTCGACGACGAGAAGATCCTGGTGCAGCACCAGAAGGCGAAGCACTTCAAGTGCCATGTCTGCCACAAGAAGCTCTCCACCGCCGGGGGGATGGCCATTCACGTCCTCCAGGTCCACAAGGAGACCGTCACCAA AGTTCCTAATGCTAAACCAGGTAGAGAGTCAACAGATATTGAGATTTTTGGAATGCAAGGAATTCCTCCTGAAATCTTAGCAGCTCACTATGGAGAAG ATGAGGATGCCTCAGCAAAGGTGGCCAAAGTGGAAGTACCATCTGCTAGCCTTGTCAGTGGTGTTATACCTCGTGCTTTAGGTGTTGGATTTCCACCAGCACCAACTTATGGTGCGGTGCTACCAGT TTACAATCCGGCATTGCCAGTGCAGCCTCCAAGCTGGCCAATTCCACCTCGGCCACAGTCTTGGTTTCCACCACAGCCACCACTTCCGGTTCCTCCTGCGCCGACAGTACTGTCATCACAACAACCCTTGTTTCCTATTCAGAATGTAACTCCTCCTTTGACATCCACTTCTGCTCCTGGACTTCATTCATCTTTGCAAGTTGGTCTACCTGGTCTGCCATCATCCACACCCCCTTCAGTATCCCAACCATTATTTCCCATCAGTAGTACTAGTAATGTACCTGCCCAAAGTTCCCCTTTTTTGGCAAATACACCACCTGCATCATTTGCATCAAGCTCTCCAACAGTGTTCAAGGAAGCCACTGACACGAATGCTGTATCCGACACTCCTGGAACAAGTGGATACCCTTCACAAAGCAATCAAG GTGGTGCACCCTATACAAATTCACATATGTATGCTTCTGGTCCTAACACAGGGGGGCCCTCCATTGGCCCTCCACCTGTGATATCTAACAAAACTCCTGCCGCCTATCCAGCTGCTAAGGAAGTCTACTTGGTTTGGGATGATGAGGCAATGTCTATG GAGGAAAGAAGAATGTCTCTGCCAAAGTATCAGGTGCATGATGAAACTAGCCAG ATGAACTCCATTGATGCTGCCATAGACAGAAGGATATCTGAAAGCAGGCTCGCTGGTCGTATGGCATTCTAG